The genome window TCATTCCTTCGCATTTTCCAGCCTTCCACACTGGCGCCTATTGCCCTGATCATCGGTATCCTGCTGATCATGACAGGGATTTTGAGAAATTCACGTTCTATCGGTAATATAGCGATCGGTTTCGGCATCCTGTTTTCCGGCCTGCTGAACATGACCAGCGCCGTGAATGCACTGCAGAAATCCGGCATGGTGGAACAGCTTTTTTCCGGACTGGGCAACAATCCGTTCCTGGGTTACCTGACCGGCGCGGGCGTGGCGTTTATGCTGCAAAGCTCTTCGGCAGCAGTTGGTATCCTGCAGGCGTTTTCCGCCAGCGGACTGCTGACCTTTAAAGCCATCTATTCCGTAATCGTCGGTATTTACCTGGGAGACTGCGTGACAACAGCTATTGTATGCTCCATCGGCGCAAACCGGGAAGCACGGCGGGTCGGTATCGTGAATATCCTGTACAACCTGAGCAAAAGTGCTATGGTTCTGATCGTGATCACGATCATTCATCATCTCGGACTGCTTGACAACCTCTGGGATGCCACGGTGAATTCCGGTATGATCGCAAATACGAACACGGTATTCAACCTTGTATGCGCGGTCTGCCTGCTTCCTGTGATCGGTTTCCATGAACGGCTGAGCGACCGGATCGTTGGCAAGGACAAGACAGTTACAACCAAATATGACGAGGTGATCAGGGGCCTGAACCCTGTGTTCTATAACACACCCGCGCTGGCCCTGGGCAGCTGCTTTGATACGCTGCAGACCATGTTTACCATTGCCCGGGCAAACCTGGGCAAGGCGCAGAAACAGTTTGAAGATTATTCCAAAGAACGGAATGACAAGATCAACGCGGAAGAACTGCAGCTGGACCGGCTGACGGATAACCTGAGCCGCTACCTGGTGGAGCTTCTGCCGCATCTGCAGAGCGACCAGTATACGGATATCCTGAACCAGTATTACAAAGAGACAACGGAATTTGAACGGCTGGGCGACCAGGCGGTGAAGATCGCGGATATCGCGGCAAGGCTGTCCGAGAACAATACCGCTTTCTCCGATAAATGCAAAGGCGAGCTGAAGATCCTGCAGGATCTGATGGAAGATGTGCTGAACAACGCGGAGGAGGCTTTCTCCGGGAAGAATGAACAGGCCGCTGCCCTGATCGAGCCGAAGGTGCATGTGGTGAACGACCTGATCAACCAGATGACCCAGAATCACCTGAACCGCATGAGCGCAGGTGAGTGCTCCTTTCTGGCCGATGCCATCTTCTCCAACCTGATGGCGGAATATAAGCGGGTTGCGGGTATCTGTTCCAACATCGGTATGGCGACCCTGATCCGGATCTATCCGGAACTGGCTTCCCGGGAGCATATGTTCCTGGAGACGCTGGACGAGAACGGCAGCGCGGAATACAAGACGGTGCTGCGGCAGACGCGGAAGCAGTATTTTGACCGGCTGAGGGAAAAGGAAACGGGAGACCAGGGACAGCAGATTACGATGGAAGAAGCATTGTCAATGAACAATGAACAATGAATAATGAACAATTCAGGATAAAACAGCGCGGGGGCGCTGTTTTTTTGAATTGATGCGTCTTTCGGACTTATGAAGAATGAACAATTGAAGTCAATAAGTAATTTGCAATGAACAATATAAATCAATGAACCAATAACAATGAATAATGTATAATGACTGCAGAGTAAACCGCGGAGGGCGAAAAAATGAAAATCATAAAACGCGCAATGATTATCCTGACAGTATTGGTGCTGGTGATGGGTACTGCCGGAGCGGAAACGGCTCCCGGATTCAAGTATCCCTTTGGCGTGATCCTGAACGTCTGTGATGACCTGGAACAGTTCGGGGATTACGAAACCATTGTGATCGATGCCCAGTACTATACAAAAGAACAGATTGACAGTTTCCGGAGCAAGGGTCATAAAGTCTTCTCCTATATCAACGTCGGTTCCCTGGAAGATTTCCGGGATTACTATGACGAGTACAAGGATCTGGCCCTGGGTGCCTATGAGCACTGGGAAGAGGAAGTATGGGTGGACGTTTCCAATCCGCGCTGGCAGGACCTGATCCTGAAGAATGTTGCCGTCTGGCTGATGGACAAGGAGATTGACGGCTTTTTCGTGGACAACTGCGACGTCTATTATGTATATCCCCGGCCGGAAATTCTGGAAGGCCTTTCCGTGATCATGAAGAGCCTTGTGCAGACAGGGAAGAAAGTGATCATCAACAGCGGGGATACCTTTATGGATGCCTACTGCGAGCAGGGCGGCAAGTGGAGCGACGTGATCACGGGCATTGCCCAGGAATCCGTGATCTCCACGATCCTTTGGGACGAGAATGCCTTCGGCAGGGCTGATCCGGAAGACCGGGAATACTTTGAATCCTATATCGGCCGGTACGGTTCCCAGGGGGCGGATATCTACCTGATCGAATACACCACGGATGAGGAACTGATCAAGGAAATCGATGAGTTCTGCAAGGAACATAACTATCTGTATTACGTGTCGGATTCGATTGAGCTGGACGGGTGAGGCAGCAGAGCTGCCACTTAAAACTTAAAACTTAAGGCTGAAAAATGAATAATGGTGGAAGAAAGCGCGTGGAAACGCGCTTTCTTTGAATTGATGAGCCAAAACGGAACCCCGGGACGGTTCCTCTGTTCTACTTTTTAGAAAATGGAACCAGGAACCGTCCCGGGGTTCCGTTTTTGGCGGGAAATGCTGTAAAGGGTGTAACAATATAGTAAATTCTGAGGGGAATTTATTGATTCGTGGTTTGACAGCGGGTAATATGGTCGCGGAGAGACCGAAAGAGCATTGACAGAGAGTGGGATGAAAATGGGCGCGACATACTGTAACCTGTATTTTCACGGCGATGATGTGAATATTCCTGAAGGAAAGATCCAGGGAAAGAGCAGGCTGCTGGGCGGATTCGACGGGTGGACGATCCTGCTGTGTGAGGATAACAACTGGCGGAAGATCACACGCCTTACACGGTTTTTCCCCGGGGACGCGCTGGCATTCTTCTGCTTTGACGATGAACTTTTCGAGCTGATGTTTTACCGGGACGGAAAGAAGATTGCCTCGATCGATAACAGCGGAACAAGCTCGAAACTGAAGGATGCGGGAGAAATGTTCCCGGAGGATCCGACAGTCCTGAAAAAGCTTCGGATGATGAAATGGTGTACCTCTGTGGACGAAAGCTTCAGGCTGCTGGAAGAAACCTTTGGTCTTCCCTTTGACGTTGTCTATGAACAGGAAGAGATTGGGAAGGTAAAGAAAAGCGATGAAACCTGGAAAACGCTGAAGGCACGGGAAAAGGAATTCCGGAACCGGCCCAATCGCTTTGTTCTGGAACTGCTTCCGCCGGAACAATGGCCTGAATCTGTGCGG of Aristaeella lactis contains these proteins:
- a CDS encoding Na/Pi cotransporter family protein, which encodes MNFFDVLSLLGGLAMFLYGMRLMGDSLKENSSGTLKHVMEKVTDNPLKAFILGIAVTALIQSSTATIVITSGLVAAGILTLHQSLGIIIGANVGTTVTGQIIRLLDLNTSGDTSFLRIFQPSTLAPIALIIGILLIMTGILRNSRSIGNIAIGFGILFSGLLNMTSAVNALQKSGMVEQLFSGLGNNPFLGYLTGAGVAFMLQSSSAAVGILQAFSASGLLTFKAIYSVIVGIYLGDCVTTAIVCSIGANREARRVGIVNILYNLSKSAMVLIVITIIHHLGLLDNLWDATVNSGMIANTNTVFNLVCAVCLLPVIGFHERLSDRIVGKDKTVTTKYDEVIRGLNPVFYNTPALALGSCFDTLQTMFTIARANLGKAQKQFEDYSKERNDKINAEELQLDRLTDNLSRYLVELLPHLQSDQYTDILNQYYKETTEFERLGDQAVKIADIAARLSENNTAFSDKCKGELKILQDLMEDVLNNAEEAFSGKNEQAAALIEPKVHVVNDLINQMTQNHLNRMSAGECSFLADAIFSNLMAEYKRVAGICSNIGMATLIRIYPELASREHMFLETLDENGSAEYKTVLRQTRKQYFDRLREKETGDQGQQITMEEALSMNNEQ
- a CDS encoding endo alpha-1,4 polygalactosaminidase; translation: MKIIKRAMIILTVLVLVMGTAGAETAPGFKYPFGVILNVCDDLEQFGDYETIVIDAQYYTKEQIDSFRSKGHKVFSYINVGSLEDFRDYYDEYKDLALGAYEHWEEEVWVDVSNPRWQDLILKNVAVWLMDKEIDGFFVDNCDVYYVYPRPEILEGLSVIMKSLVQTGKKVIINSGDTFMDAYCEQGGKWSDVITGIAQESVISTILWDENAFGRADPEDREYFESYIGRYGSQGADIYLIEYTTDEELIKEIDEFCKEHNYLYYVSDSIELDG